In one window of Cytophagaceae bacterium ABcell3 DNA:
- the porQ gene encoding type IX secretion system protein PorQ, with protein sequence MLKQVTFILLLFIAVPSMAQVGGSSSFRFLDVPVNARLAGIGGMNVSLADNDVNMFFQNPGALNDQMEKRLSINYLPYFAGIHTTTLAYVTNIGGNTWGFGVHYMDYGVMDKRLEDGTDAGTFSARDYAFIASRSHTIDNISIGLNLKFVGSHFGASNAFGVLFDLGGVFQHPEKDFSVGMVFRNAGFAFSSYTPGTQLAMPFDARLGLTYKPEHMPFRFSVTVHNLHRPDIVYLDPNAPTATDLEGNEIKPRKTVFDMVARHFTFGGEFLLSDNFNIRVGYNHMMRREMRLPDRTGPAGFSVGFMMRVKTFEFAYSKAFYHLAGGTDNLTITSDLGAFVKRKDRKITD encoded by the coding sequence ATGTTAAAACAGGTAACTTTTATTCTTTTATTGTTTATTGCCGTCCCCTCTATGGCACAAGTTGGGGGATCGAGTTCTTTTAGGTTTCTTGATGTACCTGTTAATGCTAGGCTGGCCGGAATAGGCGGTATGAATGTGTCTCTGGCCGATAATGATGTGAATATGTTTTTCCAAAACCCTGGTGCTTTGAACGATCAGATGGAAAAACGCTTATCTATCAATTATCTGCCTTACTTTGCAGGCATACATACGACTACCTTGGCTTATGTTACAAACATAGGGGGCAACACTTGGGGCTTTGGTGTGCATTATATGGACTATGGGGTCATGGACAAAAGATTGGAAGATGGTACAGATGCAGGGACTTTTTCTGCACGGGACTATGCATTTATAGCATCGCGTTCCCATACTATTGACAATATATCCATAGGCCTTAATCTGAAGTTTGTAGGATCCCATTTTGGGGCTAGCAATGCATTTGGGGTCTTGTTTGACCTGGGAGGTGTTTTTCAACATCCCGAAAAAGACTTTTCTGTGGGTATGGTGTTCAGGAATGCCGGTTTTGCTTTTTCGTCCTATACTCCCGGAACACAGTTGGCAATGCCTTTTGATGCTAGGTTAGGACTTACTTACAAGCCGGAACATATGCCTTTTCGGTTTTCAGTAACTGTTCATAACCTGCATAGGCCAGATATTGTATATTTAGATCCAAATGCTCCGACAGCTACTGATTTGGAAGGAAATGAAATAAAGCCTAGAAAAACAGTTTTTGATATGGTTGCCAGGCATTTTACTTTTGGTGGCGAATTTTTGTTAAGTGATAATTTTAATATAAGGGTTGGATACAACCATATGATGAGACGCGAAATGAGATTGCCAGACCGTACAGGCCCGGCTGGTTTCTCTGTTGGATTTATGATGCGTGTAAAAACTTTTGAATTTGCCTATAGCAAGGCTTTTTATCACCTGGCCGGAGGTACGGACAACCTGACCATCACCTCTGACTTAGGCGCTTTTGTGAAAAGAAAAGATCGTAAAATAACTGACTGA
- the hslU gene encoding ATP-dependent protease ATPase subunit HslU yields MIDNPSYLTPKQIVGELDKYIIGQHDAKKNVAIALRNRWRRMLAPTDMQKEIVPNNILMIGATGVGKTEIARRLASVANAPFVKVEASKFTEVGYVGRDVESMVRDLVEQSVNMVKSQKKEEVKSKASQAVEEIILDALIPPVRKTPGDAKVFPGSSTAIPPSADSGEDAELNEKTRERFREKIRNGEMEDRKIEINVQQNANPGVGVIGGGMDEMSMMNIQEMISGLMPKKAKKRKVTIADARKILLEEEAAKLIDMDEVKDEAIRRCENTGIIFIDEIDKVASGARKGGGGPDVSREGVQRDLLPIVEGSVVNTKYGVINTQHILFVAAGAFHISKPSDLIPELQGRFPIRVELDSLSKEDFFKILKTPKNALTKQYEALLKSESVELTYQDDALEKIAEIAFQINAEVENIGARRLHTVMSHLLNEFLFDVPEKISPNSKIVVTKELVEERLSGLVQNRDLSQYIL; encoded by the coding sequence ATGATAGATAACCCTTCATACCTTACTCCCAAACAGATTGTAGGAGAACTGGACAAGTATATTATTGGGCAGCATGATGCTAAAAAGAATGTAGCGATAGCCTTGAGAAATAGATGGCGTAGAATGCTGGCTCCTACAGATATGCAAAAAGAAATTGTGCCGAATAATATTTTGATGATAGGAGCGACCGGGGTCGGTAAGACTGAAATTGCCAGAAGACTTGCAAGTGTTGCCAATGCTCCTTTTGTTAAAGTGGAGGCTTCAAAATTTACCGAAGTCGGATATGTAGGCCGTGATGTGGAAAGCATGGTGCGTGACCTTGTAGAGCAATCGGTAAACATGGTTAAAAGCCAGAAGAAGGAAGAAGTGAAATCTAAAGCTTCGCAAGCTGTTGAAGAAATCATTTTAGATGCACTTATCCCACCTGTCAGAAAAACTCCTGGAGACGCAAAAGTCTTCCCTGGGTCGTCAACCGCCATACCGCCTTCTGCTGATAGTGGTGAGGACGCTGAACTTAACGAGAAAACCCGTGAGCGTTTTCGGGAAAAGATCCGTAACGGTGAAATGGAAGACCGGAAAATTGAAATCAATGTGCAGCAGAACGCTAATCCTGGTGTCGGGGTCATAGGTGGTGGCATGGATGAAATGTCTATGATGAATATCCAGGAAATGATCAGCGGACTGATGCCTAAGAAGGCCAAGAAGCGGAAAGTTACCATTGCAGATGCACGGAAAATTTTGCTCGAAGAAGAAGCAGCAAAATTGATCGATATGGATGAAGTGAAAGATGAGGCGATCAGGCGTTGTGAAAACACAGGTATTATATTTATTGATGAAATTGATAAAGTAGCGTCAGGTGCAAGAAAAGGTGGCGGTGGTCCTGATGTTAGCCGCGAAGGTGTACAAAGAGACCTTCTGCCTATTGTAGAAGGAAGTGTGGTTAACACCAAATACGGCGTTATCAATACCCAACATATACTTTTTGTTGCAGCGGGGGCTTTTCATATCTCTAAGCCCTCAGATTTGATCCCTGAACTTCAAGGTAGGTTTCCTATACGGGTGGAGCTAGATAGTTTGTCCAAGGAAGACTTTTTCAAGATATTGAAAACACCTAAAAATGCCTTGACCAAACAATACGAAGCTTTGTTGAAATCTGAAAGTGTAGAGTTGACATATCAAGATGATGCACTGGAAAAGATAGCAGAAATTGCATTTCAAATAAATGCTGAAGTTGAGAATATCGGTGCCAGAAGGCTGCATACCGTGATGAGCCACCTGCTCAATGAGTTTCTGTTTGATGTTCCAGAAAAAATTAGCCCTAATTCAAAGATTGTGGTTACCAAAGAACTTGTAGAAGAGCGACTGTCCGGCCTAGTTCAGAACCGGGACTTGAGCCAATACATTTTGTAA
- a CDS encoding transglutaminase domain-containing protein, whose product MRFIFNYSCLNVTLKKFFIILFLLFDLSCFQAESQIPNPIPPSINRLSKKFVKKYDNDSLRAVAICKWTTKYMRYDLKSFEKYKFKVNNYSSKRNLYRRKALCYGIANLYKEICEGAGIEAQLITGYPLENPDNPYIHYYYNSHIWVAVKINNRWWLLDPTYDLGFVRMKRRRFFFIYKILGKPSLYSRSKFKHLPTEKFLFKDGQTFMTTHYPILINAQLTDTKVEIDSFKAQSYSIGSGYNTLLDSSLVSLNKFSTYDKHYQLKIEAEQSPYSNPKNNWIKSVNYANYVMVNSHDVNKSDLDTILKYSPLFLKDNRKLHNINKSRLKIENNKLQGQWRKVYRHNNSNRRTYITTFKGSKGKIRTTALVNKRNEIKTHKAYQKATETPNKLRKIDSAGFSQIVSHYQSIEHQCDSLRENIKSKFSALNELQSLENQLFIETYNLYALRRQLMKAIKVQELQLSSYSTLNASYDKVEVLTKQIDSTTKLLQRATKQHLSMKRKTISVASKGFNSSKGMFNRIKTVYYPESQPELKSITDACLNTTVEFKNYLIRAYHSDEQLYHTQRTHYKALKKLLRKEGKAIRHASVAREGAYGNKLKYETNRYKGYNRICTKILNNAKTLKKDLRTNL is encoded by the coding sequence ATGCGCTTTATATTTAACTATTCCTGCCTTAACGTTACATTGAAGAAGTTCTTCATAATATTATTCCTTTTATTTGACTTAAGCTGTTTTCAAGCGGAAAGTCAAATTCCTAATCCTATCCCACCCTCTATAAACAGGTTAAGCAAAAAGTTTGTAAAGAAATATGACAACGACAGTCTTCGTGCAGTAGCCATTTGTAAGTGGACAACCAAGTACATGAGATATGACCTTAAATCATTCGAAAAGTATAAATTTAAGGTCAACAATTATTCATCCAAGAGAAACTTATACCGTAGAAAGGCTCTGTGTTACGGTATAGCCAACTTGTATAAAGAGATATGCGAGGGCGCCGGTATCGAAGCGCAGCTAATAACTGGCTATCCGCTAGAAAATCCAGACAACCCATACATACATTACTACTACAACAGCCATATATGGGTGGCCGTAAAAATCAACAACCGATGGTGGCTGCTTGACCCTACTTATGACCTGGGCTTTGTTCGCATGAAGAGAAGAAGGTTTTTCTTCATTTATAAAATATTGGGTAAGCCTAGCCTGTATAGCAGGTCAAAATTCAAACACTTACCCACAGAGAAGTTCTTGTTCAAAGATGGGCAGACTTTTATGACAACTCATTACCCCATTCTGATCAACGCCCAGTTAACGGATACAAAAGTTGAAATCGACAGCTTCAAAGCTCAAAGCTATTCCATAGGCAGCGGTTACAATACCCTCCTAGACTCTTCCCTTGTTTCACTTAACAAGTTTTCAACGTACGACAAGCATTACCAACTAAAAATAGAAGCCGAACAATCACCATATTCCAATCCAAAAAACAATTGGATAAAATCTGTCAATTATGCCAATTATGTAATGGTAAACAGCCATGATGTCAACAAATCAGACCTAGACACTATTCTTAAATACAGCCCCTTATTTTTAAAAGACAACCGAAAGCTACACAACATCAACAAATCGAGGCTAAAAATTGAAAACAATAAACTCCAAGGTCAATGGAGAAAAGTATACCGCCACAATAACAGCAACAGAAGAACATATATCACAACTTTCAAAGGTTCAAAAGGTAAAATCAGAACAACCGCCTTGGTTAATAAAAGAAATGAAATAAAAACACATAAAGCCTACCAAAAAGCTACTGAAACGCCTAATAAACTTAGAAAGATCGACTCTGCTGGTTTCAGCCAAATAGTATCCCACTATCAGTCCATAGAGCATCAATGCGATTCTTTGAGGGAAAACATAAAATCTAAGTTTTCAGCATTAAATGAGCTACAAAGTCTAGAAAATCAACTTTTTATTGAAACCTACAATCTATATGCACTAAGAAGGCAGCTTATGAAGGCAATTAAGGTTCAAGAGCTTCAACTGTCTTCATATTCTACCCTTAACGCAAGCTACGACAAAGTAGAAGTATTAACAAAGCAAATCGACAGTACCACTAAACTATTACAGCGAGCAACCAAACAACACCTTTCAATGAAGCGAAAAACAATATCTGTTGCAAGCAAAGGTTTTAATAGCTCGAAAGGAATGTTTAACAGAATCAAGACGGTTTACTACCCAGAAAGTCAACCTGAGCTCAAAAGCATAACAGATGCTTGCCTGAATACTACTGTTGAGTTTAAAAACTATTTAATTAGGGCTTACCATTCAGACGAACAACTGTACCATACCCAAAGAACCCACTACAAGGCGCTTAAAAAGTTATTGAGAAAAGAAGGTAAGGCCATACGTCATGCATCAGTAGCTAGAGAAGGAGCCTATGGCAATAAATTAAAATACGAAACAAACAGATACAAAGGCTACAACAGGATATGCACCAAAATCCTCAACAATGCTAAAACGCTAAAAAAGGATTTGAGGACTAATTTATAA
- a CDS encoding GAF domain-containing protein, with protein MSSPTLSILNNLREQGIAVDWQQLLSNVISSFDCSTGTIHMFDHRSKLLKLQAQQGIPDFLLPKMQEIPVGKGMAGVAAERRKPVEMCNLQTDASGVARPAARETKVEGSIAVPMLYDGALYGTLGIAKPVAYDFTDDEKESLMRIGEEISYYIRTNPQ; from the coding sequence ATGAGTTCTCCAACTTTATCTATTCTTAATAACCTTCGGGAGCAAGGGATTGCAGTTGACTGGCAGCAACTCTTGTCAAATGTTATTTCATCTTTTGATTGCTCTACAGGTACCATTCACATGTTTGATCATCGATCAAAACTTTTGAAGCTTCAGGCGCAGCAAGGAATCCCTGATTTTTTACTTCCTAAAATGCAGGAAATTCCAGTAGGCAAAGGTATGGCCGGTGTAGCGGCAGAACGGAGGAAGCCTGTTGAAATGTGTAACTTACAAACAGACGCCTCAGGTGTGGCAAGACCTGCAGCAAGAGAAACGAAAGTAGAAGGCTCTATAGCTGTTCCCATGCTTTATGACGGAGCGTTGTACGGCACGCTTGGGATTGCCAAACCAGTCGCCTATGATTTTACGGATGATGAAAAAGAGTCTTTAATGAGGATTGGGGAAGAAATTAGCTATTACATTCGCACAAATCCCCAATAG
- a CDS encoding gliding motility-associated C-terminal domain-containing protein, with translation MTDTTVVSADWDFDDPGSETVNSLNPAYTFSSAGDHYVRCTLHYANGESKTYGSNVRIRGPLDSIVNDTTLCSGDTFRFQSCDPETLYGFSESVENEYHEITVNDTIVYETSNGCYQGRQGIAVHFQQNHTVDLGPDTLICFDDLPYPLELPLLPEATYYWSNGDTIAQTYLSEAGNHYAAVTLGPCSVRDSMYLGVTPAMPVADLGTDTSLCTGDTLVLDVSQEGAEYHWHDGSTEPSYSVVSPEQIRVDILLGGCQIADSLTVAFYDAPEVNLGLDTTLCQGDTLWLNVYSPEAAYLWQDSSEAPEYAAFDEGLHHVQVNKGYCTRSDSIFLSIIEPPFQPEQKQFFICEGEFQEVDLAQEGVSLQWSDGSTHPTFTTEQPEVFHVFRENLCGSANDTFEVFLEFFPELEITGVQEGCLGDTVLLKVAGDFDFIWDNGSADSIRTVVHSGEYFVEASNRCGSLRESHRVQLEECCEADDIPNLITPNGDQRNDYFYFECAQYGGWEINIYNRHGKRVFSDRDYKNNWDGKGLSDGVYYYQLKKGNTYHKGWIHLLR, from the coding sequence TTGACAGATACTACAGTGGTCAGTGCAGATTGGGATTTCGATGATCCGGGATCAGAAACAGTAAATAGTTTAAATCCTGCTTATACCTTTTCTTCAGCCGGAGACCATTATGTCCGGTGTACGCTTCATTATGCCAATGGGGAAAGTAAAACCTATGGAAGCAATGTGCGCATCAGGGGACCTCTCGATAGTATTGTAAACGATACGACACTTTGTTCCGGAGATACATTTCGTTTTCAGTCCTGTGATCCCGAAACGCTATATGGTTTCAGTGAATCCGTAGAAAATGAATATCACGAGATTACGGTCAATGATACCATTGTGTATGAAACCTCTAACGGGTGCTATCAAGGACGTCAAGGTATAGCTGTTCATTTTCAGCAGAATCATACCGTCGACTTGGGGCCAGATACCTTAATCTGTTTTGATGACCTTCCGTATCCCTTGGAATTGCCACTTCTTCCTGAAGCGACCTATTATTGGAGCAACGGTGACACCATTGCGCAGACATATCTTTCAGAAGCGGGTAACCATTATGCAGCTGTTACCCTGGGTCCTTGTTCTGTCAGGGACTCCATGTACCTGGGTGTTACCCCAGCCATGCCTGTGGCAGATCTTGGGACAGATACCTCTTTGTGCACTGGCGATACGCTTGTGCTTGATGTTTCCCAGGAAGGCGCGGAGTACCACTGGCACGACGGATCCACTGAGCCGTCTTACAGCGTTGTATCTCCTGAACAAATCCGTGTGGACATACTTTTAGGTGGATGTCAAATTGCCGACTCCTTAACGGTCGCCTTTTATGATGCTCCGGAAGTCAATCTCGGCCTTGATACCACCCTCTGTCAAGGGGACACTTTGTGGCTGAACGTCTATAGTCCAGAAGCAGCGTATCTCTGGCAGGATTCATCCGAAGCTCCTGAATATGCTGCATTTGACGAGGGATTACACCATGTCCAGGTTAACAAGGGATATTGCACACGTTCAGACAGCATATTCCTATCAATCATTGAGCCCCCCTTTCAGCCTGAACAAAAGCAATTTTTTATTTGCGAGGGGGAGTTTCAGGAAGTGGATCTCGCCCAGGAAGGTGTGTCGCTCCAATGGAGCGACGGCAGCACACATCCCACTTTTACAACAGAACAGCCAGAGGTTTTCCATGTATTTAGGGAAAATCTTTGTGGTTCAGCTAATGATACCTTTGAGGTGTTTTTAGAATTTTTCCCGGAACTGGAAATAACAGGTGTGCAAGAAGGTTGTTTAGGTGATACGGTTCTGCTAAAAGTAGCAGGGGATTTTGACTTTATATGGGACAATGGCAGCGCTGACAGCATTAGAACGGTTGTGCATTCGGGTGAATATTTTGTAGAAGCTTCAAACAGGTGTGGAAGTTTAAGAGAATCGCACCGGGTTCAACTTGAAGAGTGCTGTGAGGCAGACGACATCCCCAACCTGATCACACCCAATGGTGACCAGAGAAACGATTATTTCTATTTTGAGTGCGCCCAATATGGAGGTTGGGAAATAAATATTTACAACCGGCACGGGAAAAGAGTATTTTCAGACAGAGACTATAAAAACAATTGGGATGGTAAAGGACTCAGCGATGGCGTTTATTATTATCAGTTAAAGAAGGGAAACACCTACCATAAGGGGTGGATCCATCTTTTGAGGTAA